The following coding sequences are from one Shewanella eurypsychrophilus window:
- a CDS encoding LysR family transcriptional regulator yields MGKSDINLADIKAFSVIAELGSFTRAAEKLDCSRSHLSKQLTNLEACLGVTLITRTTRAQRLTEQGSAFFNRCRAALDSIDQAVEIAVDNAQRLQGSIKINCVGGYLGEEVVASLINDFILKYPGISVELDFSSQRVDLLVDQFDLVFRMGELEDSGLVARKLMDITNLTLASPQYLEARGVPEDPKSLKAHQCITGSVNNWSFFHIDNKDRKLDVHINGAFRCRNGRAMKHSAIVGNGIVRLPKVYCAEEINKGQLVSVFDDWQIADTPFYLLYHKDKYQPALLREFVSFTAEHFRDYVY; encoded by the coding sequence ATGGGTAAAAGTGATATAAATCTAGCGGATATTAAGGCGTTTAGCGTGATTGCTGAGCTGGGAAGTTTTACTCGGGCGGCAGAGAAGCTGGATTGCTCACGATCTCACCTTTCGAAGCAGCTGACGAATTTAGAAGCTTGCCTTGGGGTAACGCTGATCACCAGAACGACGCGGGCTCAGCGTCTGACCGAGCAGGGCTCAGCATTTTTTAATCGCTGTAGAGCTGCTTTAGACAGCATTGATCAGGCAGTGGAGATCGCTGTTGATAATGCTCAGAGACTACAGGGAAGCATCAAGATTAACTGTGTCGGTGGCTATCTTGGTGAAGAGGTGGTGGCGAGCTTAATTAATGATTTTATTTTAAAATATCCCGGGATCTCGGTGGAGTTAGATTTTAGCAGTCAGCGGGTCGATCTGCTGGTGGATCAGTTCGATCTGGTTTTCAGGATGGGTGAATTAGAAGATTCTGGGCTGGTGGCTCGTAAGCTGATGGACATTACCAATTTGACGTTAGCATCGCCTCAATATCTAGAAGCTAGAGGAGTGCCTGAAGATCCTAAATCGCTCAAGGCTCATCAATGCATTACCGGCTCAGTCAATAACTGGTCATTTTTCCATATCGACAACAAAGATCGCAAGCTAGATGTGCATATCAATGGTGCTTTTCGCTGTCGTAATGGCAGAGCAATGAAGCATAGCGCAATAGTGGGCAATGGTATCGTTAGGCTACCTAAGGTCTATTGTGCTGAGGAGATAAACAAGGGGCAATTGGTGTCAGTTTTCGATGATTGGCAAATAGCCGATACTCCCTTCTATCTTCTCTACCATAAAGATAAATACCAGCCTGCGTTATTAAGGGAGTTTGTCAGTTTTACTGCCGAGCATTTTAGGGATTACGTGTATTAG
- the traF gene encoding conjugal transfer protein TraF: protein MKMLKLALCCALLLSSILISLTAIAGQQYYEARSDAMGGAGVASSNREGAAFINPALLALQAPKFNNFAMLLPVVGADGADSDQMIDKFDSLQDSYDALDAAINASDAVAVDLHRDDLVNDLGSLKDNNAYVSAGLGFSIVLPTHRMPMAVFYKSYIDAIGVAAIAESDIDSLNALDPNNPPVLADLDSQGAVVAGGVSDLGVALSFPLSIVNMPIAIGVSPKFQRIDTYNYVVSANNFDSSDFDDSQYRNDDTTFNVDVGIAMEPLSGLTVGLSGRNLIKQNVETIESQGRKYTYQVEPLFTAGVAYDWDSLTLTSDIDLNDHKRFKEFSGTQYWRVGGELKATDWFALRLGYRHDMKDNTANIYSLGTGFEFGRVFYLDLTGMLGSDDAIGGVLQTSYHF, encoded by the coding sequence ATGAAAATGCTCAAACTCGCACTCTGCTGTGCACTCTTACTTTCTTCGATACTCATTTCGTTGACGGCTATCGCGGGTCAGCAATATTATGAGGCTCGAAGCGATGCTATGGGCGGTGCTGGTGTGGCCTCTTCAAATCGTGAAGGTGCAGCATTTATCAATCCAGCTCTACTTGCTCTCCAAGCGCCTAAGTTCAATAATTTTGCCATGTTACTCCCCGTTGTAGGTGCCGATGGCGCCGATAGCGATCAGATGATCGATAAGTTTGATTCACTGCAAGACTCCTATGATGCTTTAGATGCTGCGATTAATGCGAGTGATGCTGTAGCAGTCGATCTCCATAGAGATGATCTCGTTAACGATCTGGGATCCTTAAAAGATAACAATGCCTATGTCAGTGCTGGCCTGGGCTTTTCAATCGTGCTGCCTACTCATAGAATGCCGATGGCAGTGTTTTATAAAAGCTATATTGATGCCATTGGAGTCGCTGCAATCGCTGAGTCTGATATCGATAGTCTTAATGCATTAGATCCCAATAATCCACCCGTACTCGCTGATTTAGATTCACAAGGAGCTGTGGTTGCCGGTGGGGTGTCGGATCTTGGTGTGGCGTTAAGTTTTCCACTATCTATCGTCAATATGCCTATTGCTATCGGTGTATCGCCTAAGTTTCAACGCATAGATACTTATAACTACGTGGTGAGTGCCAATAACTTTGATTCTAGTGATTTCGATGACTCGCAGTATCGCAATGACGATACGACATTTAATGTCGATGTGGGCATTGCGATGGAGCCGCTATCTGGCTTAACGGTCGGTTTGTCTGGACGCAACCTTATCAAGCAAAATGTTGAAACCATAGAGAGCCAGGGCCGAAAATATACCTACCAAGTTGAGCCTCTTTTTACTGCTGGTGTGGCTTATGACTGGGATAGTCTTACGCTAACTTCGGATATAGATCTTAATGATCATAAACGCTTTAAAGAGTTTAGTGGTACTCAGTATTGGCGTGTAGGAGGAGAGTTGAAGGCGACAGATTGGTTTGCACTGCGTCTAGGTTACCGCCATGACATGAAAGATAATACCGCTAACATCTACTCATTAGGCACTGGCTTTGAATTCGGGCGAGTATTTTATCTCGACTTAACTGGCATGCTAGGTAGCGACGATGCCATCGGCGGGGTTTTACAAACGTCATATCATTTTTAA
- a CDS encoding sulfite exporter TauE/SafE family protein, with the protein MFAMIDPTTLALASLIIFCGALTQSLIGFGLAIVASPLLYIVDPELVPAPVIMMGFSISLLTLFRERGALEFNGLQYALLGRIPGGFIGAGLLIYAPQAILGLAISGIVATAVILSLLKLNIAVNRKSLFGAGIISGVFGNIAAIGGPPLAILLSGKDARQFRAALSAFFIFSSMIALAILAITGLLSIKHLWLSLMLLPSVILGYLVAGRLVGRIDKDRTRKATLILCSICATVLAAKSIMELG; encoded by the coding sequence GTGTTTGCAATGATAGATCCGACGACACTAGCGCTAGCCTCCCTTATCATCTTCTGCGGCGCGTTGACACAGAGCCTTATCGGTTTCGGTTTAGCCATCGTCGCCTCTCCCCTACTGTATATTGTCGATCCTGAATTGGTGCCTGCCCCCGTTATCATGATGGGTTTCTCTATCTCCTTGTTGACCCTATTTCGAGAGCGAGGCGCCCTTGAGTTTAATGGCTTGCAATATGCGTTACTTGGGCGAATACCTGGAGGGTTTATCGGTGCAGGGTTATTGATATATGCACCACAAGCCATTCTTGGGCTGGCTATATCGGGTATTGTTGCCACGGCAGTCATATTGAGTTTGCTGAAGCTCAACATAGCCGTGAATCGTAAGAGCCTATTTGGCGCAGGCATAATATCTGGTGTATTTGGCAATATCGCCGCTATCGGTGGCCCACCACTGGCAATTCTCCTTTCAGGAAAAGATGCCCGTCAGTTTAGAGCCGCCTTATCGGCTTTCTTTATCTTCAGCTCCATGATAGCTCTAGCTATTCTGGCAATCACTGGCTTACTGAGTATTAAGCACCTCTGGCTATCGCTAATGCTGCTACCCTCTGTAATTTTAGGTTACTTAGTAGCAGGAAGACTGGTTGGACGAATTGATAAAGATAGGACTCGCAAAGCAACACTCATATTATGTTCAATCTGTGCGACGGTATTGGCGGCAAAGTCGATAATGGAATTAGGCTAA
- the metJ gene encoding met regulon transcriptional regulator MetJ: MTEWNGDYISPYAEHGKKNEQVKKITVSIPLKVLKVLTDERTRRQVNNLRHATNSELLCEAFLHAYTGQPLPNDDDLSKDKPDTIPAEVKRLMDQMGIEWEDVE; this comes from the coding sequence ATGACTGAGTGGAATGGCGATTACATCAGCCCATATGCTGAACACGGCAAGAAGAATGAACAAGTAAAGAAAATTACTGTGTCTATTCCCTTGAAGGTACTTAAGGTTCTTACCGACGAACGCACCCGCCGTCAGGTCAATAACCTGCGTCACGCCACTAACAGCGAGCTGTTATGTGAGGCATTTTTGCATGCTTACACAGGCCAACCTCTGCCTAACGATGATGATCTATCTAAAGATAAACCAGATACCATTCCAGCCGAAGTGAAGCGCTTGATGGATCAGATGGGTATCGAATGGGAAGATGTAGAGTAA